A region from the Cannabis sativa cultivar Pink pepper isolate KNU-18-1 chromosome 9, ASM2916894v1, whole genome shotgun sequence genome encodes:
- the LOC133031335 gene encoding uncharacterized protein LOC133031335, protein MNQALMAKWGWALLTEEQSLCCNVLRSKYLKGKQFFDCEVKSSDSWFWRNVVRSKEILRKGACKLISDGRETSIWDDPWVIHGTDFYPKSNYRQQRGLEKVSDLLLPDGNWDTLKLRNLFDQETVSNILRGGNPSGQGRDRWVWTKESNGLFSTKSAYLIQALARAPLCNIAPALWNKLWNSKILERHKVHWWSILSNALPLRAPLAKRMGFEEVSCPICGEAEETTEHLFLYCDFAFHLWRSSPWGVMPVPDSGARMWDWVTFLWNLKSRGVDTDKLFLYASIVVDTIWRARNDKVHNKSMGNIKHYIDSISSCYTDYGSCLLPLHKPIETCAWSSPPEDWVKINCDVKVGGETMCAVAIARDHNGSVLWVAAKRLHFSDPLAGEAAACLLAMETAVSLHHPFVLVESDSAIVIKNLKGDNPTWGIENYVRPCKLLSTFMTNCNFSSIARNCNFAAHNVAKWAFANNVTGMVDISTIPVNIFCNDHEV, encoded by the coding sequence ATGAACCAGGCTTTGATGGCCAAGTGGGGTTGGGCCCTGCTTACTGAGGAACAGTCATTGTGCTGTAATGTTCTCAGATCTAAGTACCTTAAGGGTAAACAGTTTTTTGACTGTGAGGTTAAGAGCTCCGATTCTTGGTTTTGGAGAAATGTGGTGCGATCAAAAGAAATTTTAAGAAAAGGGGCGTGCAAGCTAATATCCGATGGGAGAGAGACAAGTATTTGGGATGACCCTTGGGTTATCCATGGTACGGATTTTTACCCTAAGTCCAATTATCGTCAACAGCGGGGCTTGGAAAAAGTGTCGGATTTACTTTTACCAGACGGAAATTGGGACACACTAAAGCTTCGCAACCTTTTTGACCAGGAAACTGTGAGTAACATCTTAAGAGGCGGTAATCCGAGTGGCCAGGGAAGGGATAGATGGGTCTGGACAAAAGAATCAAATGGTCTGTTTTCAACCAAGTCTGCCTATCTTATTCAAGCCCTTGCTCGGGCTCCTTTGTGCAACATTGCTCCGGCACTATGGAACAAACTTTGGAACTCAAAGATTTTGGAGCGACATAAGGTTCATTGGTGGAGTATCCTTTCCAATGCTCTTCCCTTAAGAGCCCCTCTTGCTAAGAGAATGGGATTTGAGGAGGTCTCCTGCCCTATTTGTGGGGAGGCTGAGGAGACCACAGAGCACTTGTTCCTGTATTGCGACTTTGCCTTTCACTTGTGGCGATCCTCTCCTTGGGGGGTTATGCCTGTTCCGGATTCGGGAGCCCGGATGTGGGACTGGGTTACCTTTCTATGGAACCTTAAATCCAGAGGAGTTGATACTGATAAGTTGTTCCTCTATGCCTCGATTGTGGTAGATACGATTTGGAGGGCACGCAACGACAAGGTGCATAATAAATCAATGGGTAACATTAAGCACTATATTGACTCCATTTCTTCTTGTTACACAGATTATGGTTCCTGCCTTCTCCCCCTCCACAAGCCTATCGAGACCTGTGCTTGGTCTTCGCCGCCAGAAGATTGGGTTAAAATCAACTGCGATGTCAAAGTCGGAGGTGAAACTATGTGTGCTGTTGCGATTGCGAGAGACCATAACGGATCAGTTTTGTGGGTGGCAGCAAAAAGGCTACACTTCTCTGACCCACTCGCTGGAGAAGCCGCGGCCTGTCTTTTAGCCATGGAGACGGCGGTTTCTTTGCATCATCCTTTTGTTTTGGTGGAGAGTGATTCAGCGATTGTAATTAAGAACCTAAAAGGGGATAACCCTACTTGGGGGATTGAGAACTATGTGCGTCCCTGCAAACTCCTCTCTACTTTTATGactaattgtaatttttcttctATAGCTAGAAACTGTAACTTTgcggcccataatgtggctaaatGGGCGTTTGCCAACAATGTCACGGGCATGGTAGACATATCTACTATACCTGTTAATATCTTTTGTAATGACCATGAGGTctaa